In Catharus ustulatus isolate bCatUst1 chromosome 27, bCatUst1.pri.v2, whole genome shotgun sequence, the DNA window TTAGAGAGGCCCCCATTCCCTCTGGAagtggcttttaatgagtgtgagaGAGAGGTTCGTCCACAGCGAAAGAATGCAGGATCACCACCACAGAATGcactggaagacccttgaggaagggatccagcagctgagggaagtggcagtattggaggtactctttgggagggatggacagcatgacaatgaccctgacaaggtcaggtgcaaagggcacatgctgtggaatctggcaaacctgagaccatctcaatacaccaccttcattgcaatgattaatgccGACAACAACCAAGAAACAGTGGATcctgttgctaacaagctcagaaattttgagagcatGATCAATGGCTCAATGCAGGCTCATGTCTCTGATGTGGTTAAAGAACTCAAAGAGGAGTTTAAGGAGGAgatgagagggatgagagaggagatgaggaaaatcAATGCAGCACCAGTGTGAGTCACAGGCCCCAAAGTCGGAACACAACGCCCTCCAGCTAGGgagagagggtacaccccacgagccGATCTGTGGTTCTTTTTGTGTGACCAGGGGGAcaacatgggaaaatgggatgggaaacccacttctgtcctggcagcatgggtgcgtcaactcagggaaGGAAACACTAACCAAGGGAGCTCTgctaaagtgaaggtagcctcaacctcccaaAATCAAGGTGCAGggtattacagaagggaggatgatctgtcagacccacttgaaggaacctctacTATAtatgcccaggaaggaaatTATGACCAGGGCTAGAGGAGCCCggcctctagccagggagaggcacgggataacaggGTCTATTGGATAGTGTGGAtctgatggcctggcacattagagccacaaaaacacagggcattagttgatactggttcacagtgTACTCTGATACCATCAggacatgtgggggaagaacctgtttccattgttggggtgacagGAAGATAATGGGAACtgactttgctggaagctgaggtgagcttgactgggaaggggtggcagaAGCATCCAgttgtaactggcccagaggcaccgtGCATTTTAGGCATAGACTTCCTCTGGAGTGGCTATTAgaaagacccaaagggattcaggtgggcttttggaatagctgctgtagcagtagagggcattaagcagttgaacactttgcctggactgtcagaaaacccatctgcagtgggactcctgaaggtggaagagcaacaagtgccaattgccacctcaacaaTGCACTGCCagcagtaccggacgaatcgagatgctgtgatccccatccacaagatgatccgtgagctggaaagccaaggggtggtcagcaaaacccactcacccttcaacagccccatctggcctgtgtgctagtctgatggagaatggagattgactgtggactgTCGTGCactgaatgaagtgactccatcgctgagtgctgctgtgccggaaatgctggagctccagtacgagctggagtccaaggcagcaaggtgaTATGCCACCACTGACATTGCTAACgcctttttctccattcctttagcagcagagtgcaggcctcagtttgctttcacctggaggggcatgcagtacacctggaatcgtctgccccaggggtggaaacacagccccaccatctgccgtggattgatccaggctgcactggaaaagggtaaAGCTCCAGAACATCTTCAATgcatcgatgacatcattgtgtgcAGGAACACAGTagcagaagtgtttgagaattcagagaaaatcatccagattGTCCTGGAAGATGGTTTTGCCATCAAGAAGAGTAAAGTTAAGGGACCAGATGGTGAGATCCAGTTCTTGGGAATAAAGCGGCAAGATGGACGGCGTCAGATTCCTACTGATGTCATCGACAAGATTACAGCAATGTCTGCATCGATCAGCAAGAAGGAGACACAAGCTTTCttaggtgccataggcttttggagaatgcaaaTTGCcaagtacagtcagattgtgagccctctctacctggtcacctgCAAGAAGAACAATTTCCagtggggtgctgagcagcagcaagcctttgcccagatcaaggAGGAGATTGCTCATACGGTAGCCtttggcccagtcaggacgggaccacAGGTGAAGAACGTGCTGTACTTTGCAACTGAGAACCATggcctgtcctggagcctttgcGAGAAGGAGCCTGGTGAGACTTGAGGctgacctctgggattctggagtcgGAGCtgcagagggtctgaagccaactaaaccccaacagagaaagaaattttagCAGCCTATGGAGGAGTACAAGCCTcttcagaggtgattgggacggaagcacaactcctcctggcaccccgactaccagtgctggggtggatgttcaaaggaaaggttccctgCACCCACCATGCCACtgacgccacatggagcaagtggattgccctcatcacacagCGTGCCCGGACTGGAAAActgaatcgccctgggattttagAGATAATTACAAACTGGCCAAAAGTGAAgattttggtctcgccgatgtcgaggagcaagaacaagtgagctgcgctgaggaagccccaccgtataaccaactgccagcagatgaaacatgctacgctcttttcaccaacggctcctgccgcgtcgtggggatgaaccggaagtggaaagcagccgtatggagccccacacgacaggttgcacaagctactgaaggagaaggtggttTAAGTCgacttgctgaactcaaaactgttcagctggccctggacattgcagaaagagagaagtggccaaagctctacctttatactgacttgtggatggtagccaatgctctgtggggttggctggaaaggtgaaaaaaggcaaactggcaacgtaagagaaaaccaatctgggctgctgatgagtgaAAAaacattgccacccgggtagagaagctacctgtaaaagttcgtcatgtggatgcccatgtccccaagagtcgggctaatgaggagcacCGACACAACGAGCAAGTAAATCAAGCCTCAAAAATAAAGGTATCACGGATAGAttagattggcaacacaagggagagtTGTTCCTGGTTCaatgggcccatgatgcctcaggtcatcagggcagagacaccacgtataagtgggcacgagaccgaggggtggatctaaccatggacagtatctctcaggttatccatgactgtgagacgtgcgctgccatcaaacaggccaagcgagtgaagcccctctggtatggtgggcgttggtccaaatgtaagtacggggaggcctggcagattgactacatcacactgcctcagacccgccaaggcaagcgctacgtgctgaccatggtggaagccaccactggatggttggagacctaccctgtgcctcatgccactgctcggaacaccatcctgggccttgagaaacaggtcctttggaggcatggcacccctgagagaattgagtcgGACAATGGGACtaatttcaagaacagcctcataaactgctgggctagggaacacggcattgagtgggtgtaccacatcccctaccatgcaccagcagctgggaaggtcgaacggtgcaatggcctgcttaaaaccaccttgaaggcacttggtggggggactttcaagaatTGGAAGAGTAATCTACCAAAAaccacatggttagtgaatacctGAAGCTCCACTAACcaagcaggccctgcccaatctgagctcttgggaacaccagatggggataaggttccagtggtacacatgagaggtatgctagggaaaacaGCTTGGGTGAattctgcctccagcaaagacaatcctgtccctgaggtggtttttgctcaaggaccaggttgtacgtggtgggtgatgcaaaagaGTGGAGAGACCCaatgcataccccaaggagaccttgttctgggGTGAACTATCTgtgatactgtgtctgtaactgcatgtatgtatgtaatttaaaggttctaatttgatgtagtatgttagcatggaaaaaaatttggggtggataatgttgggggttgggggagatttttactctttccctcgatggagaaattttttcccattagcatgtCAAAGGAATCTGGTGGCAACTCCCTGGCCTCTGATTattcaagacaaaagagagggtGGGGATGAATTGCTGGGAGTGGCCTTGTCCTTGCAAGGGGACACTCACTCGCTTTCACCAGCCCAACGCAGGGGAGAGAGATCATTCTTTCTCCGTGGTGGGACCAGGCTCTGTATTCCGACActtaaagcttcctgcttctgagaacagcactgagaaccaGGACGCACATGGTGAGTGGAGTtctttccttcacccttctcccacgTGGGGtggacctgctgctgcctcgcctgcctgctcctgcagcagcccctaCTGAGAGGCTGCCCCGCCCCGCTCCACCGGGACTGTGAGGAAGAGAAGAGTGTCTGACTGGGAAAAAGGACTGAGACTcagtttcgttctgttctgtcactgatttttcatagctgatgttgttcttgtatgtcttgtagatatatcagtaaagaattgttattcctaaacccatacctttgcctgaaaagcccttaatttccaaattatagtaaactgggagggaggggatttcactctccattttgggaaaaagcttttttttctggcaacaCTGTCCTTTAAACCAGTACACCTAGGAAGACAAaaaccatcactccaaatgtccctcttcctccttcttcaaAGGCATTTGGCCCTGACAGTGGGGTATGCTGCTGAGTGCCACAGGAAAATGAGACctttgtgacactgtggggcaCATGGAAACAAATACCCATTGTGACACTACAGAACCTCACAGAACCAAGAGATCATGGTGACACAACACCTCTTCATGGAATCAAGGAgaccaaaaatacaaaacatcCCTTCCATAGCTCTGTCTTGGGGAAGGGGAACCTCCTTTGTGGCACCTTGGACTGACACACATTAAGGGAAGGTGTCCATTTGTAATGTGGAAACTCAGGAGTTTTAAAttgcttcaaaaaaaaaagacgaaAACCCCTATTTGCCTGTGTGCAGGCAGTTCTCCAAGCAAAGCAAGTCCCAGGTGAGGGAGGACAGGATGGGGTTGGGGAATGTGGAGCAAGGTTGTCCACACTGGATCAGATCTCaaggcacagcttctctgagaagGCCAGACCTCCTGAGGAGAGACTCTGGTTCAATATCAATCACAGAATGCTGCAATCAACTCTGCTCTAAAGAAAACACCTATAAAAGACACCCTTTAAAATAGGAATACATATTTCTTAGAAgctctttgaaatatttctccacAATTGCAGCAGGAATCCTTCCTAAAGAACTGCACCAGACCAGAGGGAAATCACGGCAGAGCCATGGTTTGTCAGGACTTGCTTGATCCCAATGAGCTCCATGGTGCAATTGGTGCTGAGCCCTTGAACCACAGGCCCTGAGAGGAGATTGCACAAACCTTTCCAGAAGTCCAAGTCAGACGAAAACCCCAAAGTGTCTCAAAGCATTAATGAGTCCTACAGAGGTTCATCGCCAACACAGGCTCCTCATGGAATCCTTGAAGGAGAGAATTGGAGGCCATGATTGCCCAAAAACCTCTCAAAGActcagagaggaaaggaaaaaggaaagtacCTTAAAAAACTGAAGTACCTTGAAGCATTAATGAGCCCCACTGAGTGTTGTTACTGAGAAAGGCTCTCAAGAGACTAATTAAAGCAGATAATTAGAGGCCATGGTTGCACAAAGCTCTCAGATACTCCAaggtaaaaacaaaacccaaagtcCTTGGAAAAACCTGCAGTCCCTGGGAGCATGAAGGAGCCCCCAGGGCCATTCCTGACCAAGGCTCCCCAGGGACTggtcccagcagatccctgagGCCACTGGGATGTGGGGGGATGCTGAGGGCAGGACAAggggtggcagtgcccagccttgctggggctgtgccaggaggccACAGTGCCTCAGGACAAGGTGTCTCCTCACAATCCTTGgtggcacagaccctgctgtgccccagggcacCAAGACTTGGCTTCTCTTTGTCCCCACCTGTCATCTCTGCCTCCAATTTCCTGCTCTGACTGgaacctggggacactttgtCAGTTGTGTCCCTCAGTGGGACCCATTAAAAGTTAAAGAAACTGAGAAGTTTGATTCTGCCATGGGATTCTTCAGGGGTTTCTTCAGCTCGCTCTCAGGGACTGATGTTCAGGGCCTCAGCACAAACCCCAAGAGGGTCATTAAAGTCCTtgtgcagtgtctgtgctgctgagctgggccaggctcCTGGCACAGTGGGTGACCCTGAAAACCAAGAAGAGCTTCAAAAACACATTtctcctgctgagcagctcttctcacagcccagcagggtctggggctctgcctgcagccaccctgggcacagcacagaggcacagagagctTCAATCAGTCAGGGCTGGGAAGATGCTCAGAAGTGACTGGGGCAGAATCACTCCCAGCCCTTGACACAGGAAgcctctggctgcaggacaatgcagctgcagctcctgcagtgatcTCCTAAAGCTGGAACATCCCAATGCCTACAGACTCTGTGAGTAcattctctgattctctcttgtgcagagcagccaggggtgcccagggctgtcctgcagagcagggtcctgcagcccagggcgctgtgctggggcagggactctgctgcctgccagggacagctctcagccagccctgggagctgcccacAGCACTGGGGGACAAGGTCTGGGTGGAAGGAGACAGCTGGTAAGGCTTGGAAGTGTTCTCCTTGTGTGGTGAGGATGCTGCATTGttcaggctgctcccagcatgaCATTTAACTCCAGAACATTTCCAAGCATACTATAAAGGGTGGACAGCATATCAGGGGCTGCataaaagggaaaatcctgattttttcatCTACTGCTCTCGGTTGCCTGGATGGGAAATTGCATATAGATATTCATCTCTCAGTTCAagctgagaaaattaaaaaaaaaaattcactaaGGTATGAAAAAaacagtcaaagaaaaaaatcaccagagGGACCATTTACAGGCAGCACTAGTGTCGTTTTTCCAGCCTCCTCAGTGTTTCTGTGATGTTTCCATCTGAgcctgcagaggcagagctggccctgggcagtgtcctgtgctgggaggggtctgcagggcagagctgagcccccagggctgggctgggctctggcagaACTGGAAGGGTCCAaccctgggcacagggaagcagctgctggcagggacagctccaggcagcagagccctgggcaggcagtgggggGAAAGTGCCACCAAGCTGGGCTGGGATATTTCAAGTCCTCTCCAAACTGAACTATTCCATGATTACTTTTCTTACAGATCCTCATTGCCAAGACACAGCAAAtgtccaacagcagctccatcagccacttcctcctgctgccattgGCAGACAcgcggcagctgcagctcctgcacttctgcctcttcctggccatctccctggctgccctcctgGGCAACGGCCTCATCATCAGCGCCGTAGCCTGCGGCCACCACCTGCACACCCCCatgttcttcttcctgctcaacCTGGCCCTCACTGACCTGGGCTGCATCTGCaccactgtccccaaagccatgCACAATTCCCTCTGGGACACCAGGACCATCTCCTAtgcaggatgtgctgcacaGGTGTttctctttatctttttcatctCAGCAGAGTTTTCCCTCCTGACCATCATGTGCTACGACCGCTACGTGTCCATCTGCAAACCCCTGCACTACGGGaccctcctgggcagcagagcttgtgcccacatggcagcagctgcctgggccagTGGCTTTCTCAAtgctctgctgcacacagccaATACATTTTctctgcccctgtgccaggacaaTGCCCTGGGCCAGTTCTTCTGTGAAATCCCCCAGATACTCAAGCTGTCCTGCTCCCAGTCTTATCTCAGGGAAGTTTGTCTTATCATGATTAGTGTCTGTTTAGCCTCTGGATGTTTTGTGTTCATTGTTTTCTCCTATATTCAGAtcttcagggctgtgctgaggatcccCTCTGCGCAGGGACGGCACAAAGCATTTTCCACCTGCCTCCCTCACATGGCTGTTGTCTCCCTGTTCCTCAGCACTTCATCATTTGCCTACCTGAAAACTTCAACGACCTCCTCTTCATCCTTGGATCTGGCCCTGTCTGTTCTGTACTCAGTGGTGCCTCCAGTCCTGAACCCCCTCATCTACAGCCTGAGGAACAAGGAGCTCAAGCCTGCAGTGTGGACAATGATAACTGGATGGTTCCATAAATATTAAACTACTTGGGAATTTCTTCTAATCACTTGTAATAAAAATGATCTTTGATTGTTCTTGTTGGTTTCACTTTGGAGATtcctttggtttatttttaatattgtcaAAAAAACTGTCATGTTTTTGCCATTTCTCATTGCATTTCTCTCCAACTTCCCTGTAACCAACAGACCCTGACAATGAGGGGCTGTGCTCTTGACGGCTTTTAATGAACTATAGAATTTCTCCTGCAGCAAAGTTttctccagagctgccccttTTGATCCCTTCTCTGGAACTGCATCAGCAATGTCTGTGTGCAGAGGTGGGGGCAGatcagtgctggcacagcagctgtgcccagcagcagcagcacttggtgttgccagtgctgctcccatgccactgccccgctgccctcctgcccctcgTGTTGCTGCAGGGTCTGAGTGCTCTCGGGGccgggcacagccctgggggtggcagtgccggggctgcagcagggacaggccatgggcactgctggggcagcgCTGACGCCTcagggcagggcctgggggCTCGAGGCTCCTTGCCCAGGCTCTCTCCAGAACACTTGGCCAGGCCAATGCTGAGCAGAGAAAACCCCCAGggtgagcagccccaggctggccGTGGGCAGGCTGGGGGCAAACAGCATGGCTGGTGCTCTGCAAGGTCCCTGCAAGGGGGAgaccctgggaaggagcagcagagcaggggctgatcCATCCCCACTGCGCTGGACACCCCAGGGCAGCGTCCCAGAGCGTCCTCATGCACCTGCCAACAACAtcccccctctgcagccctggcctcTCCCCCAGCTCACAGAGGTGCCGCATCCTTGCAGGCACAGCCACGGCAGCACTGGCTCAGGAGCCCCTGTTTGCATTGCCCAGAGCAGGCGTCAGCACCCccatggtgctgctgtggggagatggagctgagggagcacaAATGCCATCAGCCCCTGGGGCCAGCAAGGGCTGGGGGATGACAGGGAAACCACTCAGGTTTTTCATGACCTCTGAAGTCAGCCAGAAAGTTTGTTCCCATGAGCAGTGAGtttcctgtcccactgcagatgttgttgctcagagccagggctgcccagcaggTACACCCAAACTGCCCTGAGCATTTCCTTTGCTTCACCTTGGCTTTTTTTGCTCTCTCCtaatccaaatttttttcctattgccCATCCTTACATCCTTCCCTGCAAACAGCTCACCCCTGTTTGCCCTTTCCCCTCGGGTCCCAGTCCTCATTTCTGTTCCTCAGCTGGCACCATGGGAATATCTCTTGGGGAGCAGGATCATCCTACAAGTGCTTCAGGAATTgtctgcagggtcctgcagtGCCTCGTGCTGCTCCCTTGCCACAGGTACCGCAGGCCAGGGGGGCACATCTGGGCTGCTGTGTCTGGCTGTGGGGCTCCCTGTTCTGGgcagtgaggaggagctggagaggctCTGCAGGACTGACAGGATGGGCTTTGGGGCTGTGTGGAGAAGCTGAGGGACCTGGGCTCCTGGACCTTCTGAAGAAGAGGCCCAGGGCTCATCCTGAAACTGCTCCAAGGGTTAGTTTcagtgaatcacagaatgagcaaggctggaaaagacttaGGAGATCATAAattccagcctgtccttgaCACCACCTTCTCacccctgagccttcttttttccagaataaGCATCATCAGCTCCCAATTACTGCTCAAAGCACTTGTGTTCCAGAGctctcaccagccttgttgccctcTCTCTGcacacactccagcccctccatgtaCTTCTTAAACTgggggcccagagctggacacaggaCTCAAGGTGTTGCCAATCTAGTGCTGAGCAAAAGGGAAGAATCActtccctggtcctgctgaccACACCATTCCTGACCCAGGCCAGGTGCCATTGGCCCTCTTGGCCAACTGGACACACTGCTGTctcatgtccagcctggccACTGTCCACCCAGGCCActgtccagccactctgtccccatcctgtaGCGCTGCAGAGGTTGTTGTTGTCAAAGTGCATGACCCAgcacttggacttgttaaacCTCATATTTTGGATTTAGGCCCTGGATCCAGCCTTTCCAGgtttctctgcagagccctcctaccctCCAGTACATCCACATCCACACCCAGCTTGGTGTTATCTGCAAATTTTCTTATGGTGGACTCAGTGCCCTCCTCCAGATCATCAATGCAGATACTGAAATCCACACTGGCTGGCTCTGATCCCTCAGCCATCCTGGAGGTGCCCTGTGATGGCACTCAAGGTGATCTGTTCCATCACCTTGCTGGGCACCCaggtcaggctgacaggcctGGAGTTCCCCAGatcctccttccagcccttcttgGGGATGGGCTCACATTGGCACCTCCAGTCCTCTGGGACCTCCCTGGTGAGCCAGGACTgatggtaaatgatggagagcagCTTGGGGAGctcatccagcagctccctcatgTCCCTAGGATGGATCCCATCTGCTCCCAAGGCACCTGTGTCCATCTGAGTGGCTCAGCAGGTGtccagctgcttcctcctggatTACAGGGGTCTGTTCTGCTCCCTGTCTCCATCTACCAGATCAGGAGAACACTTAGTCTTGAGGACAAGCTGTCTCATTGTTGAAAACTGAGGCAACAAGGATGTTAAGTACCGTGAACCCTTCTTCATCTTTATTTACAATATTTCCCACTGCATCCAATAATGAGCCCTACGTTCTCCTTGttcctctttttattattaatttacttATAAAACttggttttcattattttttcacagaagctGTCAAGTTAAGTCCTAATTAAGCTTTCAcctctctctttctttgttGAAAACCTAACCACACCCT includes these proteins:
- the LOC117007831 gene encoding olfactory receptor 14A16-like, which gives rise to MSNSSSISHFLLLPLADTRQLQLLHFCLFLAISLAALLGNGLIISAVACGHHLHTPMFFFLLNLALTDLGCICTTVPKAMHNSLWDTRTISYAGCAAQVFLFIFFISAEFSLLTIMCYDRYVSICKPLHYGTLLGSRACAHMAAAAWASGFLNALLHTANTFSLPLCQDNALGQFFCEIPQILKLSCSQSYLREVCLIMISVCLASGCFVFIVFSYIQIFRAVLRIPSAQGRHKAFSTCLPHMAVVSLFLSTSSFAYLKTSTTSSSSLDLALSVLYSVVPPVLNPLIYSLRNKELKPAVWTMITGWFHKY